Part of the Prevotella communis genome is shown below.
TGCTGGGCTGCGCAGGCTGGACTCTATCATTACTATGGGGTACCCAAGTATCCGCTGGAGAAGAAGATGTTTGGTATCTTCGAGCAGCATCCTCTCCAACCTCAGATGCCTATCTTCCGTGGGTTCGATGATACGTTTATGATGCCTCATAGTAGGCATACGGAGATTCACAAGGAGGATATCCTGGCACATCCGGAACTGGAACTGATTGCTGAGAGTGAGGATAGTGGCGTCAGCATCGTGATGGCGCGTGGCGGACGAGAGTTCTTTATCACGGGCCACCTGGAGTATTCGCCCAATACGCTGGATAATGAGTATAAGCGCGACTTTGGTGTGCGTTCTGATGTGGAGTTGCCTCGCAACTATTATCGCAACGACGACCCGTCGCAGCCTCCTTTGGTTACCTGGCGCGCGCACGCAAACCTTTTCTATAGTAACTGGATCAACTACTACGTCTATCAGGAGACGCCGTTTGATATCAACAAGATTGAATGAGACAACTGGAACTGCTGGCTCCTGCCAAGAATCTGGAGTGTGGCATTGCTGCCATCGACCATGGGGCTGATGCCGTGTATATCGGGGCTGCGCGCTTTGGTGCGCGTGCTGCCGTGGGCAATAGTGTGGACGATATCCGCACGCTCTGCCAGTATGCCCATCAGTATGGCGCCCGTGTCTATGTCACGGTCAATACCATTGTCTATGACGACGAACTGGCCGACACGCGGGCGTTGCTGCAGCAGTTGGCCGAGGCACGGGTCGATGCTATCCTGGTGCAGGATATGGGTGTGCGTCAGATGGCGCAGGAACTGGGTCTTACCGTTCATGCCTCTACGCAGACTGATAACCGCACGGCCGGGAAGGTCAGTTGGCTCCGCTCCCTGGGCTTTGCCCGTGTGGTACTGGCGCGCGAGTTGTCGGCACAGGAGATAGCCGACATCCATCGCCAGGTGCCCGATACCGAACTGGAAGTCTTTGTACACGGTGCGCTCTGCGTCAGCTATAGCGGACTCTGCTATGCGTCGCAGTATTGCTTTGGCCGCAGCGCCAACCGTGGTGCCTGTGCCCAGTTCTGCCGCATGAAGTTCGACCTGCTCGATGCTGATGGCGAGGTGCTCGATGCGCAGCGCTATTTCCTCTCGTTGAAGGATATGAACCAGAGCGAACATCTGGGCGAACTTATCGAGGCGGGTGCTGTGTCGTTTAAGATTGAAGGCCGACTCAAGGATGTGACGTATGTGAAGAATGTGACGGCGGCCTATAGCCAGTTGCTCAACGCCTATATCAAGCAGCATCCCGGCCAGTACGAGCGTGCCTCGAAGGGCAGTTGCACCTATACGTTCAGGCCTGATTTGCGCAAGACCTTCAATCGTGGCTATACCACGTATTTCCTGCATGGCCGACAGCCTGATATTGCCTCTTTCGACACGCCCAAGGCTATGGGCGAGTTTGTGGGCACGGTCAAGGAGTTGCGTGGCAATTCGTTTAATGTGGCTGGTGTGGCGTCCTTCAGCAATGGGGATGGTCTCTGCTTCGTCAACGACCGCCGCGAGCTCGAGGGTTTTCGTGTGAATAGGGTAGAGGGCAACCGTCTTTTCCCCTTGAAGATGCCGGCCAACCTGCGTCCCGGACTCCGTCTTTATCGTAATAACGACCAGGAGATGGAACGCCTGTTGGGTAAGAAAAGTGCCGAACGAAAGATGACGGTCACCATGGCTTTGCGTGCCACGGCCGATGGTTTCTCCCTGCAGATGGGCGATGCTGTAGCCTCTATCGTGGCCGAACATCAGGAGGCTCAGAAGGACCCGCGCGAGAATATCATCCGTCAGCTCACCAAACTTGGCGGCACGCCGTTTGAGTGCTCAGAGGTGGATATCCCTGCCAACTTTAACTACTTCATCCCTAGCAGTTTATTGGCAGAACTCAGAAGGAAAACTGTAGAGGCGGCGCTGACTCTTTCCGTCAGCCCTCAGCCCTCTCACATCATCCATCAGACATCAGCCTTCAACCCTCAACCCTCTTACCATCTGCCGTACCTCTACAACGCCTCCAATGCTCTGGCGCGTGCGTTCTACGAGCAGCAGGGTATCCAGGTGGCCGATGCCTTTGAGGTGCGCCAGCCCGCCGAGCGTCTCATCATGCAGTGCCGTCATTGTCTGCGCTTTGCCCTGGGACGCTGTGTGAAACATGGTGGCCGGAAGCCCGAGTGGAAGGAACCGCTGTCGCTGCGCTTAGGCGACGGACGCCAGTTCCGCCTGGAGTTCGATTGCCGTCATTGTCAGATGAATATTTACGCCGATGAATAGACTGTCGCTTTTCGTAATAGGAGTGCTCAGCCTGCTCTTCATAGGTTGCTATCATCAGACGCCCGAGACCTCGGACGCCTGGATAGTCACCGAGGAGCAGATGGACTCTATCTCTTTCTATACCACCCATCACTACACCCACAACTATAACTTCCTGGTTACTGCCGACACGCTCTGGCTCGTGGTGCAGCAGCCTACGGAGGTGCTCAGCGACATGCTGGTAGACAGTGTTGCCGTGGTGCGCGACGACCGTCTGGTGGTGGCCGATATCATGACCCTCTCGTCAGATACTATCGACTCCGTATGGGTGCAGGTGGCGCGTGATCAGATGACCATGGGCTGGATCCACGAGCAGCAGATGTTGCCCGGTGTGGCCCCTGACAACCCCATCTCGCAGTTTATCACCTTCTTCTCCGATACCCACCTGCTCATCATGCTGGCCTTCCTTGTGGTGGTGCTTGCCGCCTATACCCTCCGCATGGCCTATCGTCATAATGCCCGCATTGTGCATTTCAACGATATCCCCTCCGTCTATCCCATGCTGCTGGCCATTCTTGTGTCGGCCTCAGCCGTGTTCTATAGCACCATCCAGTTGGCCGACCCCGACTCCTGGCGACATTACTACTATCATCCCACGCTCAATCCCTTTGCCGTGCCCCTGCATCTCAGCCTGTTCCTGATATCCGTATGGGCCATGCTGCTTATCGCCATTGCCGCGCTCGATGATATCCGCCGCCAACTGTCGTTCACCGAGGCCATCCTCTATTGCCTGGGCCTGATGGGCGTCCTGGCCATCGACTATGTCGTCTTTAGCATCTCCACCCTTTACTACATCGGTTACCCCCTGCTGATCGCCTACGTCGCCTTCGCCATCTACCAGTATGTGCATCATGGCCGTGCTGTCTATATCTGCGGCCAGTGCGGTGCCACCCTTCACCAGAAAGGCAAGTGTCCCCATTGCGGCACCGTGAATGTATAGAGCGGATATAATCCACAGGTAAGCAACGGAACAAATCTTTATTGTCCCGTTGCTTACCAGCAATTTTTATTTGCCAATGACAAACGAGAGCGTAAACACAACAATAATCGAGAAACATACGTGGCTGGAGCCAGGAGCTTGGCGCAAACCATGCATCGTACATGTAACGATGGTGGCAAATGCGCGGCAGGCGTTGTTTGGCAAACTGGCGCACAATGGTTCGGAGGCTGTCATAGAAAAGACCCCGATAGGCTGGGCACTCATCAATAAGCAGCAGAAAATGCTGATGATGTGTCCTGAGATAAAAATTCTTGCTGACAAAGTGATGCCCGACCATCATCACATGGTGCTTCAGGTGCAGCGGACCATGTCGCGTAGCATCAAACAGGTGGTGCGCGGCTATATGCAGGGATGCAAGGAGGAAGCACGCAAACTGGGATATACTGAGAACCTGTATGACGCGCCGCCCTTCTATCGTGTGCTGACCCACAAAGGGCAACTGCATGCTATGATAGAATATGTGAAAGCCAACGCAGAACGTGCCTGGCAGCGCCGGCAGAACCCCGATCTCTTCAGGTTACATCGCAAAACGGCAGTTTGTGGATTGCAATTCACGTCTATGGGTAACCATTTCCTGTTGGACTGGCCTGACAGACAATTGGTGGAAATGAGCCGTGAAGCCGGTGCTGAGCAAATAGATGAACGGCTGCAGAGGGTGCTTGCGGCAGCACATAATGGGGCGGTTACCTATACGGCGGCGATTAGCAAGGGCGAGCAGAAAATAGCAAGAGCAGTTCGCGAAAGCGGATTCCCGTTGGTGGTGCTGCTTAACGATGGTTTCCCGGCAGAGGGCTCACCGCATGAACGTTTTTTCAAACCTGGCGGAGTCTATTTCGAGACTTGTTCGAATGGTAAGTTATTGCTGATGGAGCCAGAAGAGAGTGCTTTTGTAAATCAGGTGGTGATGAAAGCAACAGAGGAGACTCTGCGACGGAAGGCAGAAGCTAAGCACTATAGCTACAGGGAAATCCCTGTAACATCTCAACGCTACCGATTTGTGGCTTTGAATGAAATTGGCCGATTACTGGTTGAAAGGTGAATTTATTTCATAAAAAATGAAGTGAGCCCGGCATACCCCTGAAAATTTGAGTTAACTAAAATCATGATTTGAATTAACTCGATTGATGATTTGAGTTAACTCAAACGATTAAATTAGTTAACGGGCCATTTTTAGGTCCGTTTTTTTGTTCACTTTTTTGTCTTTGGAATCAATACCAGCCTCTCACTTCACTTCGTCGTATTTCTGTCCGGGAAACGACGTGTTGTTCATCGAGAAACGACGTTTCTCTTTCTAACCCCAAAATTTCGAGTCATAATTTCATGTTTAATGTTTAATGTTTAATATTTAATGTTTCATGTATTCATACCCCCAAAAACGCCACTCGAGTGAATTCATCGATTTACCTAGCTCAAGTCATGAAATCACTCGAGTCAATCGATGATTTCAGCTATATAGGGGTGACTTTTCTGCTTTTTCCTTGGGAAAGTAGAATACGATTAACGGTCATCACTCGATATTACAAGATATGACATAAATCGTTTATTTCCAAGCAATTCCACACTCGCAATATCATCAGCGTTAATCGTTGATGATATTTTTTTCGCTCATTTTTGTACGTTATTTGTACGTTTGGGAAAATCCCAACGTTGGCACATGCTCACTCAATGTCTCCGACTGGCACGCATTGGACACCATTGGATTGCTAACCGATGTCTCACCTTGGCACACGTTGGACACATTTGGACACATTTAGACAGACTTGGACAGAAAACAGGTGTAATAACATACAAAAATAGGATATATGGAAATAGTTAAGAAATGCGAATGGTGTCACAAAACATTCATTGGTCAGATGGTCACTGCAAGGTTTTGCAGCAGTAAATGCTGTGATCAAGCATACAGGTACAAGAGGAAGGTGCAGTCAGGCAAGTACACTCCTGCCGATAGCAATATCGATTTGAGTACCTTATCACGAAGAGTTGATGAGCGGAAGCACTTCAATGACACGCTGAAGGATAAACAGTTTCTTTCTCCCTCAGAGGCAGCAAAGCTTCTGGGTGTTTGCCGAAGTACAATCTACAACTATCTTGCGCTACAAGAATTAAGGGCAAAGCAGTTTCGAGGAAAGACTATTATCAGAAGGAGTGACATTGAAAAACTCTTCGATGAAGCCCCATCTTATAAGAAGCGAGGCAACATCCAAAAGGGAAAGAAAAATCAAAATGACTATTATTCCCTTAAGGAAATGATGGAGAAATTCAAAATCAGCAAACGGACGGTATTCCGTAGATGTGAACAGTTCGGTATTCCTCAAATCATTGAAGGAAGAAGAACTTTCTGGAAGAAGACTGACGTTGACGTGCATTTCGCAGAGTTGCTTGTGCAATATGACTTGAAAGACTGGTATAATGCACAGCAAATAGAGGACATATACGGCATGAAATGTGCTGCACTCAAGAAGTATGCCCTTCGTCATAATGTGCCACGAATCCAGTTTCAGAACATCACCTATTACTCGAAAAGCCATATTGATAATCTCAAACGACTTGCCAAGATTTCTGATGGCAACTATTACACCATTCAGGATATTGTCAAAAGCAGCAGTTTCTCAACATCCCAAGTACGCTACTATGTCAAGAACGAAAAGCTAAGTGTGAAAAGAGTCAACGGACTACTGCTTATATTGAAGGCTGACTGGGATGCTTTCGTGAAAAGATACCAGGCAAGCCATCTCTCTGAAGCACCCAAGCAACAAGAACCCAATCCTTTCTACACCATTGATGAAATTATTGAGAAGTACAAGGTCAAGGAAACGACCATCTATCGCATTGCCAAAGCGCAGAACATAGATGTCTTTACTATCGGGGATAAGAAATGCTTCCCCAAGACTGGCATCGACAACTATTTCATCAAGGACAATCCCACCCCAGAACTGACAGAATGGTACTCCAGCGAAGAAATCCAATTGAAATACAACATGACTTACAAGCAAGTCACGACTTTCGTCTGCAAGCATCATATCCCTCGAAAGTATGTCGGCACAAAGCCCTACTACTCCAAACTGCATGTTGATAAGGAGAAGAACATTCTTCAACCAGAAGACGATTTCAAGACCGTTGAGGAACTAATGTCTATGTATCAGATGACTGTCCATCAGGTAAGAGAGGTTATCCGCTTCTATCATGTGCCAAAGAAGAGGTGTGGCAAGTTCATCAAACTCAGTTTACATGATTTCAACCGTATCATCGAGGAGCGAAGGCAAGGTATTGTACCGGCTAAATGTGATGAGTTGCCAACAGATCCATCCTAAAATCCAGTTTATTGTAAGTTTATGGCGGTATAAGGATATACTGACGATACACTCCCTAATTTTGCAGCCAGATTTTCAAAATAGAAGTATAACGCATTAAAAAATAAAGCATTATGAACACAAGTAACACTTGCACCAAGGTAACCGTTCGCCAGGCAAAGCTCAAAAACGGCATGATTTCACTCTATTTGGATTACTACCCTGCAATCCGCAATCCCAAGACGATGAAAATGTCTCGACGCGAATATCTTGGAATCTACATCTATGCCAACCCTCAGAACCAGATGGAGGCTGATTTTAACAAGGACATGTGCATGAAAGCAGAAGGTATTCGCTGCATGCGTGTGCAGTCTCTCATTAACGAACAGTTTGGATTTCTCGACAAGACAAAACAAAAGGCTGATTTCCTTGCATACTTCAAGGAGAAATGCAGAGTGAAGCACGACAGATGGGGTATTGTGTACAAGCATTTCTCCAAGTACGTCAACGGGAAATGCACTTTTGGACAAGTTACTGTCGAGCTATGCCGTGGGTTCCGTGAGTATCTTCTCAATGTACATCAGCTGAAGCACACCAAACAGATGCTAAGTCAGAATTCCGCCGCCAGTTACTATTCCACCTTCAGAGAACTGTTATATCTAGCCTACAGGGAGAAGTGGCTCAATGAGAATATCAGCGAGTATCTTGACAAGATTGACACGCTTGATACACGCAAGGAATCGCTTACTCTTGATGAGTTGAAGAAGTTGAATCAGACACCATGCAAAATTCCCACAGTAAAACAGGCTACACTGTTTGCGGGTTTGACAGGCTTACGTATTAGTGACGTTCTAAGACTGAAGTGGGAAAATCTTCGTATTGGTAACGATGGTGGTTATGTAATCCAGTATCGCATCAAGAAAACTGGTGCCGAAGAAACTCTTCCTATTAGCAATGAAGCCTATGAGCTTTGCGGTGAACGCAGTACGGGTACGGTGTTCAAAAAACTCAGCTACAGTATTGTAAGCTATACTTTGAAGGAATGGGTAAAGGCAGCTGGCATAGACAAGCACATCACCTTCCACTGCTTGCGTCGCACTTTTGCCTCCCTTGAAGTAAGTATGGGTACCAGCATCTATACCGTTTCAAAGATGCTTGGGCATAAAAATGTGGCAACAACACAGATATATGCAGACGTGAACGATGCCAACAAGCGTAAGGCTTCTGAACTCATTTCTTTGAAGTAAAAGTCCATAGAATATCATTAGGAACCAGGCCTTATCATTCATTGTTTAAGTGACTTATGTAATGAATGGTAAGGTTTGTCGTTCCTTATTGAAAAGTTTATTTTTAGCACTAAACATTACTCGTTATCACTAAAAAGTAGTACCTTTGCATCCACTTTTCAGGATAACAAGTTATGAGTATAGACGAATATTTCCACAAGACACTATTTGCAAGCACCATTATTATAGGGCCTGCTCTGACAATGACACTTCCTTTTGTTTACTGGGTTCAGTACAAAGATATGTTGTTGTTCCCCAGTCTTATCTACTATGTAACAGCAACTGGTAGTATGTCTGCCTTACTTTATTTCTTTCTATATGTTATACCAGGCAACAAGGTTAAACTAATGGGAAAGAATAAGTCTCCCAAACAAATACTCCTTCTACCTCCACCCAAAACACATGTAGAAGATAGTAAGACCAAAAAAGAGGCTAATACAGAAGAATCTGATATAGTAGATCCTATTATATATAATAAGGTGGAAGATACATCACTTGCTCTTTCCCCTTCTGTTCCCAATGCTATTAGTCTAGCCAAACAAGAAGAGACTAAAATGTATAAGAGGTTCTATCTCGCCTACATAGAGAATTATGTTAGAAAATATCTACACGAAGAGGATGCACAAATAGTTTTAGATGATATATACCTTGCCATTGATAACCGAGCATTGGATCTGATAACAGAAGGCTACAAATACCGCCTTCCATTTGAAGTAAAGGCTACGTCAGACTTCTCA
Proteins encoded:
- the metA gene encoding homoserine O-acetyltransferase MetA; this translates as MPLRLPDRLPAIDILKRENIFVMDNSRAHSQDIRPLRIVILNLMPLKITTETDLIRLLSNTPLQLDINFMKLKSHTPKNTPIEHMMMFYRDFESMRHEKFDGMIITGAPVETMDYEQVTYWDEIVDIFNWARTHVTSTLYICWAAQAGLYHYYGVPKYPLEKKMFGIFEQHPLQPQMPIFRGFDDTFMMPHSRHTEIHKEDILAHPELELIAESEDSGVSIVMARGGREFFITGHLEYSPNTLDNEYKRDFGVRSDVELPRNYYRNDDPSQPPLVTWRAHANLFYSNWINYYVYQETPFDINKIE
- a CDS encoding peptidase U32 family protein, whose protein sequence is MRQLELLAPAKNLECGIAAIDHGADAVYIGAARFGARAAVGNSVDDIRTLCQYAHQYGARVYVTVNTIVYDDELADTRALLQQLAEARVDAILVQDMGVRQMAQELGLTVHASTQTDNRTAGKVSWLRSLGFARVVLARELSAQEIADIHRQVPDTELEVFVHGALCVSYSGLCYASQYCFGRSANRGACAQFCRMKFDLLDADGEVLDAQRYFLSLKDMNQSEHLGELIEAGAVSFKIEGRLKDVTYVKNVTAAYSQLLNAYIKQHPGQYERASKGSCTYTFRPDLRKTFNRGYTTYFLHGRQPDIASFDTPKAMGEFVGTVKELRGNSFNVAGVASFSNGDGLCFVNDRRELEGFRVNRVEGNRLFPLKMPANLRPGLRLYRNNDQEMERLLGKKSAERKMTVTMALRATADGFSLQMGDAVASIVAEHQEAQKDPRENIIRQLTKLGGTPFECSEVDIPANFNYFIPSSLLAELRRKTVEAALTLSVSPQPSHIIHQTSAFNPQPSYHLPYLYNASNALARAFYEQQGIQVADAFEVRQPAERLIMQCRHCLRFALGRCVKHGGRKPEWKEPLSLRLGDGRQFRLEFDCRHCQMNIYADE
- a CDS encoding zinc ribbon domain-containing protein, with the translated sequence MNRLSLFVIGVLSLLFIGCYHQTPETSDAWIVTEEQMDSISFYTTHHYTHNYNFLVTADTLWLVVQQPTEVLSDMLVDSVAVVRDDRLVVADIMTLSSDTIDSVWVQVARDQMTMGWIHEQQMLPGVAPDNPISQFITFFSDTHLLIMLAFLVVVLAAYTLRMAYRHNARIVHFNDIPSVYPMLLAILVSASAVFYSTIQLADPDSWRHYYYHPTLNPFAVPLHLSLFLISVWAMLLIAIAALDDIRRQLSFTEAILYCLGLMGVLAIDYVVFSISTLYYIGYPLLIAYVAFAIYQYVHHGRAVYICGQCGATLHQKGKCPHCGTVNV
- a CDS encoding transposase, which produces MTNESVNTTIIEKHTWLEPGAWRKPCIVHVTMVANARQALFGKLAHNGSEAVIEKTPIGWALINKQQKMLMMCPEIKILADKVMPDHHHMVLQVQRTMSRSIKQVVRGYMQGCKEEARKLGYTENLYDAPPFYRVLTHKGQLHAMIEYVKANAERAWQRRQNPDLFRLHRKTAVCGLQFTSMGNHFLLDWPDRQLVEMSREAGAEQIDERLQRVLAAAHNGAVTYTAAISKGEQKIARAVRESGFPLVVLLNDGFPAEGSPHERFFKPGGVYFETCSNGKLLLMEPEESAFVNQVVMKATEETLRRKAEAKHYSYREIPVTSQRYRFVALNEIGRLLVER
- a CDS encoding site-specific integrase, translated to MNTSNTCTKVTVRQAKLKNGMISLYLDYYPAIRNPKTMKMSRREYLGIYIYANPQNQMEADFNKDMCMKAEGIRCMRVQSLINEQFGFLDKTKQKADFLAYFKEKCRVKHDRWGIVYKHFSKYVNGKCTFGQVTVELCRGFREYLLNVHQLKHTKQMLSQNSAASYYSTFRELLYLAYREKWLNENISEYLDKIDTLDTRKESLTLDELKKLNQTPCKIPTVKQATLFAGLTGLRISDVLRLKWENLRIGNDGGYVIQYRIKKTGAEETLPISNEAYELCGERSTGTVFKKLSYSIVSYTLKEWVKAAGIDKHITFHCLRRTFASLEVSMGTSIYTVSKMLGHKNVATTQIYADVNDANKRKASELISLK